In the Hordeum vulgare subsp. vulgare chromosome 7H, MorexV3_pseudomolecules_assembly, whole genome shotgun sequence genome, one interval contains:
- the LOC123412590 gene encoding VIN3-like protein 2 isoform X1, which produces MASSLYSGCISDPDKCRLLSVDAKRELVLQLSKCPHIALGLLHNWTSHDVKQILFSVFCRERKYDGVSKKIMLKYLFQAVNGEPSGHGKRVSKSDPEQNSSTLQFPHKKQRKNDATLLPVIASTPVTAGVTAPTNSACRNLACRASLNPADKFCRRCSCCICFKYDDNKDPSLWLSCNSDQPLQGESCGLSCHLECAFGDERSGIVQSGSSKKLDGAYYCVHCGRQNDLLGCWKKQLLIAKDARRSDVLCHRIFLSHKLLISSKKYLVLHEFVDTALKKLEGELGPISGLEDKGQGIVGRLVVGAEVQKLCNCAMETLESMLSGALTTESQSQSSCVVPSKFIKLEDISHESVTVVFDLNACPMLSQGLTGFNLWHREASKEHYSSIPTGIVPVPSTMLVVRGLAPRTSYVIKVVAFTNSKEIGSWEVRTNTINCPKEMDAKDSVPIYARKDLINNTSTKTNSSGLSNPSSEDVESNNDNTTSANLSRSPESDVEYWTSLEKAPHRCNETDGDSRDLKTGVAGVTKVDVLEEAPRGSASALDDNEEEPGSAAEAALPKRPSELMGYSREVLKQNLATICSEIASHEHTGNESVSPPEYRGSPPRVTQEGTENCRGFSARCIEAKSDDHILQDDGWKAETDPRSLSCKGTPGKCENSGHSDVPSEPHTSAQAPALWKPSNLPQRNKPDNAAGSPVPVTGSGSKPNKDGRVPQPCPLKPGPEPGKPKDAECTDVDAYVYCVKVIRWLECEGYVEASFRVKFLTWLSLRATRQEKRVVSVFVDTFIDDPASLAGQLIDTFSEMIYGKRPPMAP; this is translated from the exons ATGGCCTCCTCCCTCTACTCCG GATGTatttctgatccagataaatgcCGTTTGCTGAGTGTCGATGCAAAGAGAGAACTTGTCCTTCAATTATCGAAGTGTCCGCATATTGCACTTGGATTGCTACATAACTGGACAAGCCATGATGTCAAGCAGATTCTCTTCTCTGTGTTCTGTAGAGAGAGAAAATATGACGGGGTATCAAAGAAAATAATGCTAAAGTATCTCTTCCAAGCTGTGAATGGGGAGCCATCTGGCCATGGGAAACGTGTATCCAAGTCAGACCCTGAGCAAAACTCAAGCACTCTCCAGTTCCCTCACAAAAAGCAGAGAAAGAATGATGCTACACTGCTTCCAGTTATTGCCAGCACTCCAGTAACAGCTGGTGTGACTGCACCAACAAACAGTGCATGCCGCAATTTAGCTTGCAGGGCTAGTCTTAATCCAGCAGATAAATTTTGCAGACGTTGCTCATGCTGTATCTGTTTTAAGTATGATGACAATAAGGATCCTAGCCTCTGGCTGTCCTGCAATTCAGATCAGCCCTTGCAGGGAGAGTCATGTGGTTTGTCATGCCATTTGGAATGTGCATTCGGGGATGAAAGATCCGGAATTGTGCAGAGTGGATCGTCAAAGAAACTTGATGGGGCTTATTACTGCGTCCACTGCGGGAGACAAAATGATTTACTTGG GTGCTGGAAGAAACAACTATTGATAGCAAAAGATGCTCGGAGGTCTGATGTGTTGTGCCATCGTATATTTCTTAGTCATAAGCTCCTCATATCCAGTAAGAAGTACTTGGTCCTCCATGAGTTTGTGGATACAGCATTGAAGAAACTGGAGGGTGAGCTTGGTCCGATTAGTGGCCTCGAAGATAAGGGTCAGGGAATTGTTGGTCGTCTTGTTGTAGGTGCTGAAGTGCAGAAGCTTTGCAACTGCGCAATGGAGACTCTGGAATCTATGCTATCTGGTGCATTAACAACTGAGTCGCAAAGCCAGA GTTCTTGTGTGGTACCATCAAAGTTCATAAAGCTTGAGGATATATCCCATGAATCTGTCACTGTAGTTTTTGACCTGAACGCATGCCCCATGCTATCTCAAGGTTTAACTGGCTTTAACCTGTGGCACAGAGAGGCCAGCAAAGAACATTATTCCTCAATCCCAACAGGCATAGTACCGGTGCCATCGACAATGTTAGTGGTCAGAGGACTTGCGCCACGTACGTCCTATGTCATCAAGGTTGTTGCATTCACCAACTCAAAGGAGATTGGGTCGTGGGAAGTCAGGACAAATACCATTAACTGCCCCAAGGAAATGGATGCAAAAGATTCAGTGCCAATTTATGCTAGAAAAGACCTAATAAATAACACAAGCACGAAGACAAATAGCAGTGGTCTGTCGAATCCTTCTTCTGAAGACGTGGAATCGAACAATGACAATACAACTTCTGCCAATCTCAGCAGGTCTCCAGAAAGCGACGTTGAATACTGGACAAGTCTTGAAAAGGCACCTCATCGCTGCAATGAAACCGACGGTGATTCACGAGATCTTAAAACAGGTGTTGCTGGGGTAACTAAAGTTGATGTGCTGGAGGAAGCTCCTAGGGGATCAGCATCAGCTCTAGACGACAACGAAGAAGAACCTGGTTCAGCTGCTGAAGCAGCTTTGCCAAAGAGGCCGTCAGAGTTAATGGGGTATAGCCGGGAAGTTTTGAAGCAAAACCTGGCGACGATCTGCTCAGAGATTGCATCACATGAGCACACTGGAAACGAGTCGGTCTCTCCGCCCGAATACCGCGGCTCACCGCCACGCGTCACACAGGAAGGGACTGAGAACTGCAGGGGGTTTTCTGCAAGGTGCATTGAAGCAAAGTCTGATGACCATATTCTTCAAGATGACGGTTGGAAGGCTGAAACAGACCCCAGGAGTCTGTCATGCAAAGGAACCCCTGGGAAGTGTGAGAACAGTGGACACAGTGATGTACCATCAGAGCCTCACACATCTGCTCAAGCACCTGCTCTTTGGAAGCCCTCGAACCTGCCGCAGCGTAACAAGCCGGACAACGCAGCAGGTTCACCGGTTCCTGTAACAGGGAGTGGGAGCAAACCAAACAAAGATGGCCGTGTTCCTCAGCCTTGCCCTCTGAAACCTGGACCAGAACCAGGAAAACCCAAGGATGCAGAGTGCACTGATGTAGACGCCTATGTGTACTGTGTCAAGGTGATCAGGTGGCTGGAATGCGAGGGCTACGTCGAGGCCAGCTTCAGGGTGAAGTTCCTGACATGGCTGAGCCTGCGGGCTACCCGGCAGGAGAAGAGGGTGGTCAGCGTGTTTGTGGACACTTTCATCGATGATCCTGCGAGCCTCGCCGGCCAGCTAATCGACACCTTCTCCGAGATGATCTACGGCAAGAGGCCGCCTATGGCGCCATAG
- the LOC123412590 gene encoding VIN3-like protein 2 isoform X2, translated as MISLTTSRCISDPDKCRLLSVDAKRELVLQLSKCPHIALGLLHNWTSHDVKQILFSVFCRERKYDGVSKKIMLKYLFQAVNGEPSGHGKRVSKSDPEQNSSTLQFPHKKQRKNDATLLPVIASTPVTAGVTAPTNSACRNLACRASLNPADKFCRRCSCCICFKYDDNKDPSLWLSCNSDQPLQGESCGLSCHLECAFGDERSGIVQSGSSKKLDGAYYCVHCGRQNDLLGCWKKQLLIAKDARRSDVLCHRIFLSHKLLISSKKYLVLHEFVDTALKKLEGELGPISGLEDKGQGIVGRLVVGAEVQKLCNCAMETLESMLSGALTTESQSQSSCVVPSKFIKLEDISHESVTVVFDLNACPMLSQGLTGFNLWHREASKEHYSSIPTGIVPVPSTMLVVRGLAPRTSYVIKVVAFTNSKEIGSWEVRTNTINCPKEMDAKDSVPIYARKDLINNTSTKTNSSGLSNPSSEDVESNNDNTTSANLSRSPESDVEYWTSLEKAPHRCNETDGDSRDLKTGVAGVTKVDVLEEAPRGSASALDDNEEEPGSAAEAALPKRPSELMGYSREVLKQNLATICSEIASHEHTGNESVSPPEYRGSPPRVTQEGTENCRGFSARCIEAKSDDHILQDDGWKAETDPRSLSCKGTPGKCENSGHSDVPSEPHTSAQAPALWKPSNLPQRNKPDNAAGSPVPVTGSGSKPNKDGRVPQPCPLKPGPEPGKPKDAECTDVDAYVYCVKVIRWLECEGYVEASFRVKFLTWLSLRATRQEKRVVSVFVDTFIDDPASLAGQLIDTFSEMIYGKRPPMAP; from the exons ATGATCTCATTGACTACATCCA GATGTatttctgatccagataaatgcCGTTTGCTGAGTGTCGATGCAAAGAGAGAACTTGTCCTTCAATTATCGAAGTGTCCGCATATTGCACTTGGATTGCTACATAACTGGACAAGCCATGATGTCAAGCAGATTCTCTTCTCTGTGTTCTGTAGAGAGAGAAAATATGACGGGGTATCAAAGAAAATAATGCTAAAGTATCTCTTCCAAGCTGTGAATGGGGAGCCATCTGGCCATGGGAAACGTGTATCCAAGTCAGACCCTGAGCAAAACTCAAGCACTCTCCAGTTCCCTCACAAAAAGCAGAGAAAGAATGATGCTACACTGCTTCCAGTTATTGCCAGCACTCCAGTAACAGCTGGTGTGACTGCACCAACAAACAGTGCATGCCGCAATTTAGCTTGCAGGGCTAGTCTTAATCCAGCAGATAAATTTTGCAGACGTTGCTCATGCTGTATCTGTTTTAAGTATGATGACAATAAGGATCCTAGCCTCTGGCTGTCCTGCAATTCAGATCAGCCCTTGCAGGGAGAGTCATGTGGTTTGTCATGCCATTTGGAATGTGCATTCGGGGATGAAAGATCCGGAATTGTGCAGAGTGGATCGTCAAAGAAACTTGATGGGGCTTATTACTGCGTCCACTGCGGGAGACAAAATGATTTACTTGG GTGCTGGAAGAAACAACTATTGATAGCAAAAGATGCTCGGAGGTCTGATGTGTTGTGCCATCGTATATTTCTTAGTCATAAGCTCCTCATATCCAGTAAGAAGTACTTGGTCCTCCATGAGTTTGTGGATACAGCATTGAAGAAACTGGAGGGTGAGCTTGGTCCGATTAGTGGCCTCGAAGATAAGGGTCAGGGAATTGTTGGTCGTCTTGTTGTAGGTGCTGAAGTGCAGAAGCTTTGCAACTGCGCAATGGAGACTCTGGAATCTATGCTATCTGGTGCATTAACAACTGAGTCGCAAAGCCAGA GTTCTTGTGTGGTACCATCAAAGTTCATAAAGCTTGAGGATATATCCCATGAATCTGTCACTGTAGTTTTTGACCTGAACGCATGCCCCATGCTATCTCAAGGTTTAACTGGCTTTAACCTGTGGCACAGAGAGGCCAGCAAAGAACATTATTCCTCAATCCCAACAGGCATAGTACCGGTGCCATCGACAATGTTAGTGGTCAGAGGACTTGCGCCACGTACGTCCTATGTCATCAAGGTTGTTGCATTCACCAACTCAAAGGAGATTGGGTCGTGGGAAGTCAGGACAAATACCATTAACTGCCCCAAGGAAATGGATGCAAAAGATTCAGTGCCAATTTATGCTAGAAAAGACCTAATAAATAACACAAGCACGAAGACAAATAGCAGTGGTCTGTCGAATCCTTCTTCTGAAGACGTGGAATCGAACAATGACAATACAACTTCTGCCAATCTCAGCAGGTCTCCAGAAAGCGACGTTGAATACTGGACAAGTCTTGAAAAGGCACCTCATCGCTGCAATGAAACCGACGGTGATTCACGAGATCTTAAAACAGGTGTTGCTGGGGTAACTAAAGTTGATGTGCTGGAGGAAGCTCCTAGGGGATCAGCATCAGCTCTAGACGACAACGAAGAAGAACCTGGTTCAGCTGCTGAAGCAGCTTTGCCAAAGAGGCCGTCAGAGTTAATGGGGTATAGCCGGGAAGTTTTGAAGCAAAACCTGGCGACGATCTGCTCAGAGATTGCATCACATGAGCACACTGGAAACGAGTCGGTCTCTCCGCCCGAATACCGCGGCTCACCGCCACGCGTCACACAGGAAGGGACTGAGAACTGCAGGGGGTTTTCTGCAAGGTGCATTGAAGCAAAGTCTGATGACCATATTCTTCAAGATGACGGTTGGAAGGCTGAAACAGACCCCAGGAGTCTGTCATGCAAAGGAACCCCTGGGAAGTGTGAGAACAGTGGACACAGTGATGTACCATCAGAGCCTCACACATCTGCTCAAGCACCTGCTCTTTGGAAGCCCTCGAACCTGCCGCAGCGTAACAAGCCGGACAACGCAGCAGGTTCACCGGTTCCTGTAACAGGGAGTGGGAGCAAACCAAACAAAGATGGCCGTGTTCCTCAGCCTTGCCCTCTGAAACCTGGACCAGAACCAGGAAAACCCAAGGATGCAGAGTGCACTGATGTAGACGCCTATGTGTACTGTGTCAAGGTGATCAGGTGGCTGGAATGCGAGGGCTACGTCGAGGCCAGCTTCAGGGTGAAGTTCCTGACATGGCTGAGCCTGCGGGCTACCCGGCAGGAGAAGAGGGTGGTCAGCGTGTTTGTGGACACTTTCATCGATGATCCTGCGAGCCTCGCCGGCCAGCTAATCGACACCTTCTCCGAGATGATCTACGGCAAGAGGCCGCCTATGGCGCCATAG